The genomic interval CCAGCAGCTCCGACTCCTCGTCCTCGAACTCGAAGGACTCCGAGCCCCGGGACAGCTCCAGGACGCCCTGGGCGTACGCGATCCGCTCCTGGCGCTCCGCCTCGGCCGCCGCCCGCTCGGCGCTGTCGTCCGTCCCGAGCAGTTCGGCGGCCTCGTCCAGCAGCGGCACGTCCGCCGGTGTCCACGCGCTCTCGCCGGGCGCCCGCCGGATGGCCTCGGCGTCCGCCTCCGGCAGGTGGACCGGCTCGGCCAGGAAGTCGGCGAGGAAGCCCTCGGGGGTGAGGGCCGGCCACAGCTCCTCGATCGCCGCGTGCACCTCCTGGCTGACCGCGACCGCCTTGCCGAGCTGGGCGATGTCGTCCGGACCCAGGAAGTTCGGCCCGCCGTACGGGTCGGCGCCGATGCGCTCGGTGAGCTGGGCGGTCAGCGCGTCGATGATCCGGAACGCGAAGTGCGGCCGGGCGAGGTTGTGCGGCAGCCGGGTGTCGCGGGCCGCCTGCCGGGCCTCGTAGGCGATCTCCCAGTCCAGGATCAGGTCCCCGTCGTCGTGCGGGACGATCAGCGGGGCACCCGGCTCGGGCAGCAGCTGCCGGTCCCGCACGGCGAGCTCCAGGGCCTCGGCCATGGCCGCGCCGCCCTTCACCGCCGCCGCCCGGGGCGTGTCCGTGCCGCGCGCGTGGACACCGGGGAACAGCTCGGCCTGGGTGGCGAGGAGGACGCCGGTCTCACCGAGCGAGGGGAGCACCTCGCCGATGTAGCCGAGGAAGGCCGGGTTCGGGCCCACGATGAGGACCGCGCGCTTGGCCAGCAGCTCGCGCTGCTCGTACAGCAGGAACGCCGCCCGGTGCAGGGCGACGGCCGTCTTGCCGGTGCCGGGCCCGCCCTCGACCACCAGGACGCCCCGGTGCGGTGCCCGGATGATGCGGTCCTGCTCGGCCTGAATGGTCCGCACGATGTCCGCCATGCGTCCGGTCCGCGCCGAGTTCACCGCGGCGAGCAGGACCGTGTCGCCGCTCGGGTCCTCGAAACCGGTGCGCTCGCGGTCCCCGACGTCCAGGATCTCGTCGTGCAGCTCGGTGACCGTGCGGCCCTCGGTCGTGAGGTGGCGGCGCCTGCGCAGACCCATCGGGGTGTGACTGGTGGCGAGATAGAAGGGGCGGGCGACCGGGGCGCGCCAGTCGATCAGCAAAGGCGTGTGCTCGGTGTCGTCCTCGCGGATTCCGATACGGCCGATATGGTGCGCGACGCCGTTCGTGAGATCGATGCGCCCGAAACAGAGCGAGCCGTCCACCGCGTTCAGCGCGGCGAGCAGACCGGAGCGCTCGGCGACCAGGACATCGCGTTCGAGCCGGGCCTGCTGGCCGGTGCCGACCGGCGTCAGGGCGTCCTGGACCTGCTCGGCGGCGTCACCGCGCAGTACGTCGACACGGTGGTGGAGCCGGTCGATGTATTCCTGTTCCTTCTGCAATTCGGCGCTTTCCCGAGTTGACAAAACAGCTCCCTGACGGATATGGTGATTCTTGTTGGCCCCCGGTGAGGGGCCTTTTCTGTGGGCGCACAGAACCACTAAATATACGTGAGAAAATCCCCGGTCCGCAATTGCGCACCGGGGATTTCGCGTGCTTGTCCGCTCAGATCTCCTTCAGCAGCGCGTCCGTCGTCGTCACGACCGCGCAGCGGCCCGCCGCCCAGCGCAGCGCCATGTCGTGCTCCTCGCGCGAGAAGTCCGCGACCGCGTCGGCCACCACGAACGCCTGGATGTCGCGCATCCACGCGTCGGCGGCGCTCATCAGGACGCCGATGTGCGCGTACACGCCGGTGATCACCAGCTGGTCGCGGCCGGCGTCGCGGATGAGGGATTCCAGCTCGGTGCGGACGAACGCGCTGTACTTCCACTTGGTGAGCACCGTGTCGCCCGGCGCGGGCGCCACCTCGTCCGGTGACGCCAGTGCCTCCGGGTCGTCCGCCATCCCCGGCCCCCAGAAGTCCAATTGGAGGCCGCGCTCCTCCGGGGTCTGGCCGCCGCGCTGCGCCGAGTGCACCACCGGGACTCCGGCGCGGCGGGCGGCCTCGATCACGCGGGCGGTGTTCGCGAGCATGCCGGTCAGCGGCTCCTCGCCGGGGCGGTACGCGCGCAGGAAGTGGTTCTGGAGGTCGTGGACGAGCAGCACGGCGCGCGCGGGGTCGACGGTCCACGCGACCCGGTTCGCCGGGAGCTCGTCGGCGCCGGGCAGGGGATAGGGGGCGATGGCGGGAAGTGCCATGGGGGAAGCCTTTCGGTGCCGCGCGGGGCGGACTCAGTTCTGTGCGGGGGGAGTTGACGCGGAGGTGGGGACGGAATCGGTGCGCAGGCCCTTCTTGCTGACCTTGCCGATCCCCGTCTGCGGGAACACGTCCACGAATTCGACGAGGTCGGGCACCTTGTACGCGGCGATTCCGCGTTCACGTACATGCCGCTTCACGGCGAGCGCCCCGGGCGATTCGGCGCCCTCGCGCAGAATTACGTACGCCAGAGTGCGTTCACCGAGATACGGGTCGGCCACCCCGACCACCGACACGTCGTGCACCGCCGGGTGGGCCAGGATGATGTTCTCGATCTCCTCCGGCGCGACCTTCTCGCCGCCCCGGTTGATCTGGTCCTTGGCCCGCCCCTCCACGACGAGATGGCCGCTCGGGGTGCGGCGCACGATGTCGCCCGTGCGGTAGAACCCGTCCTCGGTGAACGCGGTCCTGTTGTGCTCGGGGGCGCGCCAGTAGCCCCGGATCGTGTACGGCCCCCGGGTCAGCAGGTGCCCGAACTGCCCTTCGGGGACCTCCTGTCCGGCGTCGTCCACGATGCGGATCTCGTCGTCCTCGGAGATCGGCCGGCCCTGGGTGGAGACGACGGTCTCGTAGTCGTCGTCCAGGCGCGTGTAGTTGACGAGGCCCTCGGCCATGCCGAAGACCTGCATCAGCCGGCAGCCGAGCGCCGGTTCGAGGCGCCGGGCGGCCGTCTCGCTGTACTTGGCGCCGCCGACCAGAATCAGTTCGAGGCTCGACAGGTCCCGCTCCGCCGAAGCGGCCGCGTCCGTCCACACCAGGGCGAGCGGCGGCACCATGCCCGTCATGGTGACGCGCTCTTGCTCGATGACCGGGAACGCCGTGGCCGGGTCGGGGCGCGGGCAGAGGACCACGGTGCCGCCCGCGTACAGCGTGCCGAGCCAACCGGGGCTGCTCATCGGGAAGTTGTGCGCGGCGGGCAGGACCACGAGGAAGCGGGTGTCCGCGTCGACGCCGCAGATCTCGTTGGAGCCGCGCAGCGAGTAGATGTAGTCGTCGTGCGTACGGGGGATGAGCTTGGGCACCCCCGTGGTGCCGCCGGACAGCTGGAGGAAGGCCAGGTCGTGCGGCTCGGGCCCGTCCTCGGGCTCCCCGGCGGCGTCGCACGGCACATCGGACAGGGCGGTGTGCTCGCCCGGGTCGCCGACGACGAAGACGTGCTTCAGGGTGGGCGCCTGCTTCCGTACGGCGGTGGCCAGCGCGCGGTGGTCGAATCCGGCGTGCCGGTCCGGGATGACGTAGGCGACGGCCTCGGCGAAGGAGCAGAAGTAGCCGATCTCCGTCTCGCGGTGGGCGGGCAGCGCGTACACCGGG from Streptomyces drozdowiczii carries:
- a CDS encoding HelD family protein, whose protein sequence is MQKEQEYIDRLHHRVDVLRGDAAEQVQDALTPVGTGQQARLERDVLVAERSGLLAALNAVDGSLCFGRIDLTNGVAHHIGRIGIREDDTEHTPLLIDWRAPVARPFYLATSHTPMGLRRRRHLTTEGRTVTELHDEILDVGDRERTGFEDPSGDTVLLAAVNSARTGRMADIVRTIQAEQDRIIRAPHRGVLVVEGGPGTGKTAVALHRAAFLLYEQRELLAKRAVLIVGPNPAFLGYIGEVLPSLGETGVLLATQAELFPGVHARGTDTPRAAAVKGGAAMAEALELAVRDRQLLPEPGAPLIVPHDDGDLILDWEIAYEARQAARDTRLPHNLARPHFAFRIIDALTAQLTERIGADPYGGPNFLGPDDIAQLGKAVAVSQEVHAAIEELWPALTPEGFLADFLAEPVHLPEADAEAIRRAPGESAWTPADVPLLDEAAELLGTDDSAERAAAEAERQERIAYAQGVLELSRGSESFEFEDEESELLAAHDIIDAERMAERQEEADHRSAAERAAADRTWAFGHIIVDEAQELSPMAWRLLMRRSPTRSMTLVGDPAQTSEEAGVGSWQDILEPYVGDRYEHVRLAVNYRTPAEVMEVAAKVLRAEDPSFEPPGSVRSTGEVPWVRDSGADLAGAVARAVEELTPAEGRLAVIAPRELHEEIAAPLDGVVPGGEPDLTRTVVLLGPRQAKGLEFDHVLVVEPGRFGTSDLYVALTRATQRLGILHREALPASLR
- a CDS encoding isochorismatase family protein; translated protein: MALPAIAPYPLPGADELPANRVAWTVDPARAVLLVHDLQNHFLRAYRPGEEPLTGMLANTARVIEAARRAGVPVVHSAQRGGQTPEERGLQLDFWGPGMADDPEALASPDEVAPAPGDTVLTKWKYSAFVRTELESLIRDAGRDQLVITGVYAHIGVLMSAADAWMRDIQAFVVADAVADFSREEHDMALRWAAGRCAVVTTTDALLKEI
- a CDS encoding (2,3-dihydroxybenzoyl)adenylate synthase, which gives rise to MTAAPYEDAPTWPAEFAARYRAAGHWRGETFTGMLRERAEAHGDRVALIDPAPERRAWTYRELDERAARLAAGFRARGIAKGDRVVVQLPNIAEFAEVVFALFRIGALPVYALPAHRETEIGYFCSFAEAVAYVIPDRHAGFDHRALATAVRKQAPTLKHVFVVGDPGEHTALSDVPCDAAGEPEDGPEPHDLAFLQLSGGTTGVPKLIPRTHDDYIYSLRGSNEICGVDADTRFLVVLPAAHNFPMSSPGWLGTLYAGGTVVLCPRPDPATAFPVIEQERVTMTGMVPPLALVWTDAAASAERDLSSLELILVGGAKYSETAARRLEPALGCRLMQVFGMAEGLVNYTRLDDDYETVVSTQGRPISEDDEIRIVDDAGQEVPEGQFGHLLTRGPYTIRGYWRAPEHNRTAFTEDGFYRTGDIVRRTPSGHLVVEGRAKDQINRGGEKVAPEEIENIILAHPAVHDVSVVGVADPYLGERTLAYVILREGAESPGALAVKRHVRERGIAAYKVPDLVEFVDVFPQTGIGKVSKKGLRTDSVPTSASTPPAQN